From the genome of Edaphobacter dinghuensis, one region includes:
- the rpsJ gene encoding 30S ribosomal protein S10, whose protein sequence is MAGQRIRIRLKAYDYRVLDTSTGEIVETAKRTGAQVAGPIPLPTMKNKYCVLRSPHVDKKSREAFEIRTHKRLIDILEPTQQTVDALMKLDLPAGVDVEIKTVQK, encoded by the coding sequence ATGGCTGGACAGAGAATCAGAATTCGGTTGAAGGCGTATGACTACCGCGTACTTGACACCTCCACCGGAGAGATCGTCGAGACGGCCAAGCGCACCGGCGCTCAGGTTGCGGGTCCCATTCCGCTGCCGACCATGAAGAACAAGTATTGCGTTCTGCGTTCGCCCCACGTCGACAAGAAGTCGCGCGAGGCCTTCGAGATTCGTACCCACAAGCGGCTCATCGACATCCTCGAGCCGACGCAGCAGACGGTAGATGCGCTGATGAAGCTCGATCTTCCTGCTGGTGTCGACGTCGAGATCAAGACCGTTCAGAAGTAG